From Streptomyces sp. Edi4, one genomic window encodes:
- a CDS encoding SigE family RNA polymerase sigma factor, which translates to MEYTAAPRPAPLFPRLSPPRWRRLLRRSRTDPRARPFTPRGVGHGPGGFVTDGAPDAGRPTISELYHAHRLAMVRLAIMLVDDLASAEDVVQDAFTALYRRHGERIEEIDNALAYLRTAVVNASRSLLRRRRTARGYTPPHEPHAPSAEERVVLDEEHREVIAALGQLTARRREVLVLRYWSDLTEAEIAATLGISRGSVKSLASRGIDALEKILEART; encoded by the coding sequence ATGGAGTACACCGCCGCGCCGCGCCCGGCCCCCCTCTTCCCGCGCCTGTCCCCACCCCGGTGGCGCCGGCTGCTGCGCCGCAGCCGTACCGACCCGCGCGCGCGGCCGTTCACGCCACGCGGGGTGGGCCACGGCCCGGGTGGATTCGTCACGGATGGCGCCCCCGACGCCGGCCGGCCGACCATCAGCGAGCTCTACCACGCCCACCGCCTCGCGATGGTGCGTCTCGCCATCATGCTGGTGGACGACCTGGCGAGCGCCGAGGACGTCGTGCAGGACGCGTTCACCGCGCTCTACCGGCGTCACGGCGAGCGGATCGAGGAGATCGACAACGCCCTCGCGTATTTGCGGACCGCCGTCGTCAACGCCTCGCGCTCCTTGCTGCGCCGCCGTCGCACCGCGCGCGGCTACACCCCTCCCCATGAACCGCACGCGCCCTCCGCAGAGGAACGCGTGGTTCTCGACGAGGAGCACCGCGAAGTGATCGCCGCGCTCGGCCAGTTGACGGCTCGGCGGCGCGAAGTGCTCGTCCTGCGGTACTGGAGCGATCTCACGGAGGCGGAGATCGCGGCCACCCTCGGCATCAGCAGGGGCTCGGTGAAGTCCCTCGCGAGCCGGGGCATAGACGCGCTGGAGAAGATCCTGGAGGCACGGACATGA
- a CDS encoding phosphatidylinositol-specific phospholipase C domain-containing protein — protein sequence MSDPRPRRFAPRLRTALFSALGACLALAAAGAGSGASAAGTQSLPLSGATVSGLHNTYDPAAFPYLAQALDTGTSMIELDVWDDFITKEWKVSHSNPLGNSNNCVNATTPAQLYSGGANKDLESCLDDVRVWLGAHPGHPPLVIKLEMKAGFQSTFGLGPAQLDQTISAHLGSAVFRPADLLAKPGGGQYATLDEAAAAGNWPTRDQLAGKVMLEVIPGTVEEGNPTDRLWTDVEYARHLRDLAAAGHVAQAQVFPSVHNTQAGDPRSRYAETSIRPWFVVFDGDASAYLSGGIDTAWYDAHHYFVIMTDAQNVAPALDDKNPSPEDARARVAKLAAAHASVASNDWTALPQVQSLALPRGVG from the coding sequence GTGTCGGACCCCCGGCCCAGACGTTTCGCACCCCGGCTGCGGACAGCCCTGTTCAGCGCGCTCGGTGCCTGCCTCGCCCTCGCCGCGGCGGGTGCGGGCTCCGGCGCCAGTGCGGCGGGAACGCAATCGCTGCCGCTGTCCGGGGCCACCGTCTCCGGCCTGCACAACACCTACGATCCGGCCGCGTTCCCCTATCTGGCACAGGCCCTCGACACCGGCACCTCGATGATCGAGCTCGATGTGTGGGACGACTTCATCACCAAGGAGTGGAAGGTCAGCCACTCCAACCCACTGGGCAACAGCAACAATTGCGTGAACGCCACCACCCCCGCCCAGCTCTACTCCGGCGGCGCCAACAAGGACCTGGAGAGCTGCCTCGACGACGTACGGGTCTGGCTGGGGGCACACCCCGGGCATCCGCCGCTCGTCATCAAGCTGGAGATGAAGGCGGGCTTCCAGTCCACCTTCGGCCTCGGCCCCGCCCAGCTCGACCAGACCATCAGCGCCCATCTGGGCTCCGCCGTCTTCCGGCCGGCGGATCTGCTCGCCAAGCCCGGCGGCGGGCAGTACGCCACCCTCGACGAGGCCGCGGCCGCCGGCAACTGGCCCACCCGCGACCAGCTCGCGGGCAAGGTGATGCTCGAAGTGATCCCGGGCACGGTCGAGGAGGGCAACCCCACCGACCGGCTCTGGACGGACGTCGAGTACGCGCGCCACCTGCGTGACCTGGCGGCGGCGGGCCACGTGGCGCAGGCGCAGGTCTTCCCCTCGGTCCACAACACTCAGGCGGGCGACCCCCGTTCACGCTACGCGGAGACCTCGATCCGGCCGTGGTTCGTCGTCTTCGACGGTGACGCGTCGGCCTATCTGAGCGGCGGCATCGACACCGCCTGGTACGACGCCCACCACTACTTCGTCATCATGACCGACGCGCAGAACGTGGCGCCGGCCCTGGACGACAAGAACCCCTCCCCCGAGGACGCGCGCGCCCGGGTGGCCAAGCTCGCCGCCGCCCACGCCAGCGTCG
- a CDS encoding alpha/beta hydrolase-fold protein has product MTHPRQGAYQSRGHRRARRAKRWILGVVAVTVLGLIAWPVLNYFDVFSDKGDAISFGQDGGVGGDKPGGGGGKADSKVLMPTGPEAKFTVAGTVPENGTKIAVTTLEGKKSGFTGKVWVWVPPEYKDPKYANSGFPVMVALPGGAGYPTNYWMGTDLKLEASVSQWSKEGKSLPFILAMPVLNPHPDTGGLYWDASDIPGQPKMGTWLTEDVPDLIKANFRTVNSRDGWAFMGSSTGGFAGLKSVLQKPGQFKAVIASGPDIVPDSRLWAGHEKEKADNNPNLLAQKLIAAKSPDVYLAFQVGTVGSDAQAKPKIEEFISKYTKGPVKTKLSVIQGGGHNAKTYVPNMADGGLIQWISEHMQGPVPAS; this is encoded by the coding sequence ATGACCCACCCCCGCCAAGGGGCCTATCAGTCTCGGGGCCACCGCCGGGCCCGTCGCGCCAAGCGCTGGATACTCGGCGTGGTCGCCGTCACCGTGCTCGGCCTGATCGCGTGGCCCGTCCTGAACTATTTCGACGTGTTCTCCGACAAGGGAGACGCGATCAGTTTTGGTCAGGACGGCGGGGTCGGTGGCGACAAGCCGGGTGGCGGTGGAGGCAAGGCCGACTCCAAGGTCCTCATGCCGACCGGACCCGAGGCCAAGTTCACGGTGGCCGGCACGGTGCCCGAGAACGGCACCAAGATCGCCGTGACGACCCTGGAGGGCAAGAAGTCCGGCTTCACGGGCAAGGTGTGGGTCTGGGTCCCGCCGGAGTACAAGGACCCGAAGTACGCCAACAGCGGCTTCCCGGTGATGGTCGCGCTGCCGGGCGGCGCCGGCTACCCGACCAACTACTGGATGGGTACGGACCTCAAGCTGGAGGCCAGCGTCTCCCAGTGGTCCAAGGAGGGCAAGAGCCTGCCCTTCATCCTCGCGATGCCGGTGCTCAATCCGCACCCGGACACCGGCGGCCTGTACTGGGACGCCAGTGACATCCCGGGCCAGCCGAAGATGGGCACCTGGCTCACGGAGGACGTCCCCGACCTCATCAAGGCCAATTTCCGCACCGTCAACTCCCGCGACGGCTGGGCCTTCATGGGCTCCTCCACCGGCGGCTTCGCGGGCCTCAAGAGCGTGCTGCAAAAGCCCGGCCAGTTCAAGGCGGTCATCGCCTCGGGCCCCGACATCGTGCCCGACTCCCGCCTGTGGGCCGGTCACGAGAAGGAGAAGGCGGACAACAATCCCAACCTCCTCGCCCAGAAGCTGATCGCCGCCAAGAGTCCCGACGTCTACCTCGCCTTCCAGGTCGGCACCGTGGGCTCCGACGCGCAGGCCAAGCCGAAGATCGAGGAGTTCATCTCCAAGTACACCAAGGGCCCGGTGAAGACCAAGCTCAGCGTCATACAGGGCGGCGGGCACAACGCCAAGACGTATGTGCCGAACATGGCCGACGGCGGTCTCATCCAGTGGATCAGTGAGCACATGCAGGGCCCCGTTCCCGCCTCATAA
- a CDS encoding carbohydrate-binding protein → MKPLRALLCGAASAALAAAGLASFVAGQASGATVDAAGLGARWYAAAPYLMPLDNDPPDAPAIMDATGLKAFQLAFVLAPDGGGCSPTWGGTAPVSSDTAVAGVISAIRAKGGDVSVSAGGYGGTKLGQNCSDAAATAAAYQQVITKYGLKAIDFDLEEPEYENTAAISHEIGAAKILQRNNPGLYVSVTTAGTADGTGWFGKQMLNEAKSQGFVPDNFSIMPFDGGFSGASAQTSALTGFNSILQSTFGWDAATAYAHEGFSGMNGRSDSGEFFSQADFQSVLDYATGHNMARFTFWSLNRDRQCTPPDNNGRTSGTCSSVPQAAWDFAKYAVRFAGATPPTSPSSPSPSSPPPSSPGGGGTCAAAAWTPGAVYTQGNEVSHNGHTYKAKWWTRDEEPGTTGEWGVWQDEGAC, encoded by the coding sequence ATGAAGCCTCTTCGTGCGCTCCTCTGCGGCGCCGCGAGCGCCGCGCTGGCGGCGGCCGGTCTCGCCTCCTTCGTCGCGGGCCAGGCGTCGGGCGCGACCGTGGACGCGGCCGGGCTCGGCGCCCGCTGGTACGCCGCCGCCCCCTATCTGATGCCCCTCGACAACGACCCGCCCGACGCGCCCGCCATCATGGACGCCACCGGCCTCAAGGCCTTCCAGCTGGCCTTCGTCCTGGCTCCCGACGGAGGCGGATGCAGCCCCACCTGGGGCGGCACGGCCCCCGTCTCCTCCGACACCGCCGTCGCCGGCGTCATCTCCGCCATCCGCGCCAAGGGCGGCGACGTGTCGGTATCGGCCGGCGGCTACGGCGGCACCAAGCTCGGCCAGAACTGCTCGGACGCGGCCGCCACCGCCGCCGCCTACCAGCAGGTCATCACCAAGTACGGCCTGAAGGCGATCGACTTCGACCTCGAAGAGCCCGAGTACGAGAACACCGCCGCCATCTCCCACGAGATCGGCGCCGCCAAGATCCTCCAGCGGAACAACCCCGGTCTCTACGTGTCGGTGACCACCGCCGGCACGGCCGACGGCACCGGCTGGTTCGGCAAGCAGATGCTGAACGAGGCCAAGTCGCAGGGCTTCGTGCCCGACAACTTCTCGATCATGCCGTTCGACGGCGGGTTCAGCGGCGCCTCCGCCCAGACCAGCGCGCTGACCGGCTTCAACTCCATACTCCAGTCGACGTTCGGCTGGGACGCGGCGACCGCGTACGCCCATGAGGGCTTCTCCGGGATGAACGGGCGCAGCGACTCCGGCGAGTTCTTCTCGCAGGCCGACTTCCAGAGCGTGCTCGACTACGCGACCGGCCACAACATGGCCCGCTTCACCTTCTGGTCCCTCAACCGGGACCGGCAGTGCACCCCGCCCGACAACAACGGCAGGACGTCCGGGACGTGCAGCAGCGTTCCGCAGGCGGCCTGGGACTTCGCCAAGTACGCGGTGAGGTTCGCGGGCGCCACCCCGCCCACCTCGCCGTCTTCGCCCTCGCCGTCCTCCCCGCCGCCCTCGTCGCCCGGTGGTGGCGGCACCTGCGCGGCGGCGGCCTGGACCCCGGGCGCCGTCTACACCCAGGGCAACGAGGTCTCCCACAACGGCCACACGTACAAGGCCAAGTGGTGGACGCGCGACGAGGAGCCCGGGACCACGGGGGAGTGGGGGGTCTGGCAGGACGAGGGCGCCTGCTGA
- the lepB gene encoding signal peptidase I, translated as MGNSAVGAGGSTGTDGEEPDEPGTPRRRAKHRSFWKELPILIGVALVLALLIKTFLVQAFSIPSESMQNTLQPGDRVLVDKLTPWFGSEPARGEVVVFHDPDNWLQDEPTSPQNVVQKALSFIGILPSADEHDLIKRVIGVAGDTVECKGTGPLKVNGKPLVEPYVYPGNTPCSADQAGGQFKVTVPKGKMWVMGDHRQNSADSRYHQQDKNHGLVPVDKAVGRAFVIGWPVTRWATLPVPDTFDQAGINTAAALAPGALTVAGAAPLVLWRRRRALTATPAAPNGDV; from the coding sequence GTGGGGAATTCAGCGGTCGGCGCCGGCGGGAGTACGGGGACCGACGGCGAGGAGCCGGACGAGCCGGGCACCCCCCGGCGGCGTGCCAAGCACCGCTCCTTCTGGAAGGAACTGCCGATCCTCATCGGCGTCGCGCTCGTGCTCGCGCTCCTCATCAAGACGTTCCTTGTGCAGGCGTTCTCCATCCCCTCGGAGTCGATGCAGAACACGCTCCAGCCCGGTGACCGGGTGCTCGTCGACAAACTGACCCCCTGGTTCGGATCGGAACCCGCGCGCGGCGAGGTCGTCGTCTTCCACGATCCCGACAACTGGCTTCAGGACGAGCCGACTTCGCCCCAGAACGTGGTCCAAAAGGCCCTGTCGTTCATCGGCATCCTGCCGTCGGCCGACGAACACGATCTGATCAAGCGGGTCATCGGGGTGGCCGGGGACACGGTGGAGTGCAAGGGCACCGGACCCCTCAAGGTCAACGGGAAGCCGCTCGTCGAACCGTACGTCTATCCCGGGAACACGCCGTGCAGCGCCGACCAGGCGGGCGGCCAGTTCAAGGTGACCGTGCCCAAGGGCAAGATGTGGGTGATGGGCGACCACCGGCAGAACTCGGCGGACTCCCGCTATCACCAGCAGGACAAGAACCACGGGCTCGTCCCGGTCGACAAGGCCGTGGGCCGCGCCTTCGTGATCGGCTGGCCCGTCACCCGCTGGGCGACGCTGCCGGTTCCCGACACCTTCGACCAGGCCGGCATCAACACGGCTGCGGCCCTCGCACCGGGCGCGCTCACCGTCGCCGGGGCGGCCCCGCTGGTGCTGTGGCGCCGCCGGCGCGCCCTGACCGCGACGCCCGCCGCTCCGAACGGTGACGTCTGA
- a CDS encoding LPXTG cell wall anchor domain-containing protein, which translates to MWRRPLDTVENHNVTVPQHSPAKTDPRRPHRPRRLAGAAAATGLLLALAAPALAGPAHAEGPGVEARSVAQAPVAQYRDADASSPVKRAGESKVAAARPSPAATEPPTAPQPRRPQGVEPSAAPQPKQPQGVEPTAAALAGGGAEPSAAPSAPAAAPAPADQKELAHTGSSTATTVMGVGAGALILVGLGTVYAVRRRHAN; encoded by the coding sequence ATGTGGCGCCGCCCCCTCGACACCGTGGAGAACCACAACGTGACCGTCCCCCAGCACAGTCCCGCCAAGACCGACCCCCGCCGCCCGCACCGCCCGCGCCGCCTGGCCGGCGCCGCGGCCGCGACCGGCCTGCTCCTCGCTCTCGCCGCCCCCGCGCTCGCCGGGCCCGCCCACGCCGAAGGGCCCGGTGTCGAGGCGAGGAGCGTCGCGCAGGCCCCGGTGGCCCAGTACCGTGACGCCGACGCGTCGTCGCCGGTCAAGCGAGCGGGTGAGAGCAAGGTGGCCGCCGCGCGGCCGAGCCCTGCGGCCACCGAGCCGCCCACCGCGCCGCAGCCCAGGCGGCCTCAGGGCGTCGAGCCGTCCGCCGCGCCGCAGCCCAAGCAGCCCCAGGGCGTCGAGCCCACGGCCGCGGCGCTGGCCGGCGGCGGCGCCGAGCCGAGCGCGGCGCCGAGCGCACCGGCGGCCGCCCCCGCGCCCGCCGATCAGAAGGAGCTGGCCCATACTGGTTCGTCCACGGCCACGACGGTGATGGGCGTCGGCGCCGGTGCGCTGATCCTCGTGGGTCTCGGCACCGTCTACGCCGTCCGGCGGCGGCACGCGAACTGA
- a CDS encoding serine hydrolase — protein MVIRSGFRSMAALTATAAIGLCCLAPTQDSSASAPLPVPAGEHVRPRTGAPALPAGVSALSFVVADARTGKILAARDAHRRLPPASTLKTLFAVTALPHLRADDRHTVSEQDLAGIGPGSSLVGVEAGHTYQVSDLWRGVFLSSGNDAVHVLASLNGGWEQTAAQMQAEARRLGALDTEVVSPDGYDTPGQVSSAFDLAVFGRAGLARTDFAEYCSTPSAQFPGGGGSYGIMNTNRLLSGSDGVARYPGIIGIKNGYTSNAGNTLIAAAKQGERTLLVTVMNPQSGGGFEVYEEARTLLDWGFGAWDHVDAVGSLEPVRPTRAAHRPQETRTAQVAAVEPAGVASEEESSWPVAGSVAGGLAVTATLVVLARRRSDRARAGRPKR, from the coding sequence ATGGTCATCAGGTCCGGATTCCGTTCCATGGCAGCGCTCACCGCCACTGCCGCCATCGGTCTGTGCTGCCTGGCTCCGACGCAGGACAGCTCCGCCTCCGCGCCCCTGCCGGTACCGGCGGGCGAGCACGTGCGTCCGCGCACCGGCGCCCCCGCCCTTCCGGCCGGGGTGTCCGCGCTCTCGTTCGTGGTCGCCGACGCCCGCACCGGCAAGATCCTCGCCGCCCGCGACGCGCACCGCAGGCTGCCGCCCGCCAGCACGCTCAAGACCCTGTTCGCGGTCACCGCGCTCCCCCACCTGCGCGCGGACGACCGGCACACGGTCTCCGAGCAGGACCTGGCCGGCATCGGTCCGGGCAGCAGCCTCGTGGGCGTCGAGGCCGGGCACACCTACCAGGTCTCCGATCTGTGGCGCGGCGTGTTTTTGAGTTCGGGCAACGACGCCGTGCACGTGCTCGCGTCGCTCAACGGCGGCTGGGAGCAGACGGCGGCGCAGATGCAGGCCGAGGCCCGCAGGCTCGGCGCCCTGGACACCGAGGTCGTCTCGCCCGACGGGTACGACACCCCGGGGCAGGTCTCCTCGGCCTTCGACCTCGCCGTGTTCGGCCGTGCGGGTCTGGCCCGCACGGACTTCGCCGAGTACTGCTCGACCCCCTCGGCGCAGTTCCCCGGCGGGGGCGGTTCGTACGGAATCATGAACACCAACCGCCTGCTCTCGGGCAGCGACGGGGTGGCCCGCTACCCGGGGATCATCGGCATCAAGAACGGCTACACCAGCAACGCGGGCAACACCCTGATCGCGGCGGCGAAGCAGGGCGAGCGCACCCTCCTGGTGACCGTCATGAACCCGCAGTCCGGCGGCGGGTTCGAGGTGTACGAGGAGGCCAGGACCCTGCTGGACTGGGGGTTCGGGGCGTGGGACCACGTCGACGCGGTGGGATCGCTCGAACCCGTACGGCCCACCAGGGCGGCCCACCGGCCACAGGAGACGCGCACCGCCCAGGTGGCGGCCGTCGAACCGGCCGGGGTCGCGAGCGAGGAGGAGTCGTCCTGGCCGGTGGCGGGGTCCGTGGCCGGCGGCCTGGCCGTGACCGCCACGCTCGTGGTCCTGGCCCGACGGCGCTCGGACCGCGCCCGCGCGGGACGCCCCAAGCGGTGA
- a CDS encoding subtilase-type protease inhibitor — MRKIAAVSAVAVALLANGLVGTGLGSAAAAPAAAQQPMSLYAPSALVLTIEPGTGDQATSVQRAVTLNCAPTPSGTHPTPAEACAELKRAKGDFAALAAPGAPHLCTQLWNPVTVRADGVWNGRRVSHVHTYGNSCMKDAGSEAVFNF; from the coding sequence ATGCGGAAGATCGCAGCAGTCAGTGCCGTCGCCGTCGCTCTGCTGGCCAATGGACTGGTCGGAACCGGCCTCGGCTCAGCGGCCGCGGCTCCGGCCGCGGCCCAGCAGCCGATGAGCCTGTACGCGCCGTCCGCCCTCGTGCTCACGATCGAGCCCGGCACCGGCGACCAGGCGACCTCGGTCCAGCGCGCGGTGACCCTCAACTGCGCCCCGACCCCCTCCGGCACCCACCCCACGCCCGCCGAGGCATGCGCCGAACTCAAGCGCGCCAAGGGCGACTTCGCCGCTCTCGCCGCACCCGGCGCCCCTCACCTGTGTACGCAGCTGTGGAACCCGGTCACCGTGCGGGCCGACGGCGTGTGGAACGGCCGGCGCGTCAGCCATGTGCACACGTACGGCAACTCGTGCATGAAGGACGCCGGTTCGGAGGCGGTCTTCAACTTCTAG